The Solea senegalensis isolate Sse05_10M unplaced genomic scaffold, IFAPA_SoseM_1 scf7180000016108, whole genome shotgun sequence genome has a segment encoding these proteins:
- the rgcc gene encoding regulator of cell cycle RGCC isoform X3, producing the protein MKSPKLKPQAKFVNTEDLNDALCEFDAVMEDFKSPVEKRHFRYDEHLKTMKRRSSASVSDSGISDSETKLGDTKDLEDFIADLDRTLESM; encoded by the exons ATGAAATCTCCAAAACTTAAACCTCAAG CAAAGTTCGTAAACACCGAGGATCTGAACGACGCTCTGTGCGAGTTTGACGCCGTGATGGAAGATTTCAAGTCGCCGGTGGAGAAACGTCACTTCAGGTACGACGAGCACCTGAAGACCATGAAGAGGCGGAGCAGCGCTAGCGTGAGCGACAGCGGCATCAGCGACTCTGAGA ccaaACTTGGAGACACTAAAGATCTGGAGGACTTCATCGCCGACCTGGACAGAACGTTAGAGA gCATGTGA
- the rgcc gene encoding regulator of cell cycle RGCC isoform X2, with translation MKSPKLKPQAKFVNTEDLNDALCEFDAVMEDFKSPVEKRHFRYDEHLKTMKRRSSASVSDSGISDSESAESLNRNSFSFSDERLNSPTVFSPISNSPPLMSPKPKLGDTKDLEDFIADLDRTLESM, from the exons ATGAAATCTCCAAAACTTAAACCTCAAG CAAAGTTCGTAAACACCGAGGATCTGAACGACGCTCTGTGCGAGTTTGACGCCGTGATGGAAGATTTCAAGTCGCCGGTGGAGAAACGTCACTTCAGGTACGACGAGCACCTGAAGACCATGAAGAGGCGGAGCAGCGCTAGCGTGAGCGACAGCGGCATCAGCGACTCTGAGA gtgcAGAGTCTCTGAACAGaaacagcttcagcttcagtgaTGAACGGCTGAATTCTCCCACTGTTTTCTCCCCGATATCAAACTCACCTCCTCTGATGTCACCCAAAC ccaaACTTGGAGACACTAAAGATCTGGAGGACTTCATCGCCGACCTGGACAGAACGTTAGAGA gCATGTGA
- the rgcc gene encoding regulator of cell cycle RGCC isoform X1, with translation MKSPKLKPQAKFVNTEDLNDALCEFDAVMEDFKSPVEKRHFRYDEHLKTMKRRSSASVSDSGISDSESAESLNRNSFSFSDERLNSPTVFSPISNSPPLMSPKPKLGDTKDLEDFIADLDRTLESKC, from the exons ATGAAATCTCCAAAACTTAAACCTCAAG CAAAGTTCGTAAACACCGAGGATCTGAACGACGCTCTGTGCGAGTTTGACGCCGTGATGGAAGATTTCAAGTCGCCGGTGGAGAAACGTCACTTCAGGTACGACGAGCACCTGAAGACCATGAAGAGGCGGAGCAGCGCTAGCGTGAGCGACAGCGGCATCAGCGACTCTGAGA gtgcAGAGTCTCTGAACAGaaacagcttcagcttcagtgaTGAACGGCTGAATTCTCCCACTGTTTTCTCCCCGATATCAAACTCACCTCCTCTGATGTCACCCAAAC ccaaACTTGGAGACACTAAAGATCTGGAGGACTTCATCGCCGACCTGGACAGAACGTTAGAGAGTAAGTGCtaa